The bacterium DNA segment AGGATGCCGTGCGCGCGGCAGTACCGGACGATCTCGTGCATGGTGAGAAAGTATCCGCCGTAGTCGAGGTCGCCGATGATCACGAGCTCTCGATCGAGCTGCGCGGCGACCTCCGGCGGCACGCGGCCGCCGTACCGCTCCGCCGCGCCGGCAAACGTGAGGGTCCGCAGCCACGCCGACGACGTCGTGCCCTCCGGCAGGCGTTCGAGCGGATACCGGTACCGCAACTCGGTAAGCGCGAACGTACACCGCTCGGCGATCTCACGGGTCCGCGCGACCGCGTCCGGATCGTCGGCGAACAGCGTTCCGAACGCGTCCGCGTCCTTGAGCGCGTGCTCGGCGTTCGGCTTGATGCGCGTGCCGGCGGACGGCAGGTCGATCCTGTGCCGGATGCACGTGAGGACGTCTTGGAGCGGACGGCGCGACGGCGTATGGTACAGCACCTCGTGCGCCGCGACGACCGGCAGCCCGTACCGCGCCGCGCGGTCCCGCAGCCGGCGCTCCTGAGACACCTCGAGGTCCCGACGGTGCCGTGAGGCGACCGCGTACAGCCGGTCGCCGAACGCGTCGCGCAAGACGTCCGCCGCCTCATCCGGATCGGAGCCGGCGGCCGCCAGCAGGCTCGCCTCCCCGCCCCACAGCGCGACGAGCCCCGCGGCGTGCGCGGCGACTTCCCGCCACGACACGCGGCTTTCGCCCTTCGGCGAACGCAGACGGCCCGCCGTCAAGAGACGGCAGAGGTTGGCATAGCCGCCCCGATCCGCGGCGAGGAGCAGCAGCGTCGAGTCCCCGGCGACCGTGACCTGCGCGCCCGTGATCAGCCGGACTCCGCGCTCCCGGGCGGCGAGATGCGCCTCCACGACCCCGTACACGCCGTCGCGGTCGGTCACCGCCAATGCTGTGAGGCCGTACCCGGCCGCCGCCTCGAGCAATTCTTCGGGGGACGAAGCGCCTTCGAGGAACGAAAAGTGCGTCTTGCACCACAGCGGGGTGTAGCTCATGCCCATCCGCTCATTCCACCCGCCCGTGGAGATACCAGCAGCGGCGCACCTGATCGTAGAACACCCACCACAGCTCTCCCTCTGCGCCTTCCATAAAATAGTAGGCACGATGCGCCTCGCGCACCCCGCCTTCGCGGGGCGGGGCGGCCCACCATCCGCCGGATATGATGAACGGCCCCGCGACGGGAGGTGCTTGGGCCTGAAACGGCATCGGCCGCGTGAAGATCCGCCGAACGAGCGGCCGTGTCTCGAGCCGGCGGGGCCGTGCTGAAGACAAATGCGCCATGGGCTCCCATCCGAACCGCGCCTCGGGCAAATGCCCGTCCCGCAGCACCGCGCACCGCACTCCCTCGTCGCCGTACCGTGCGCGCAGCCGGTCGATGGCGCGGGTGCCGGCCTCGAGATTGCGCGCCGGCCGTTCGCCCCGCGCCAGACGGGGATGCTCCGCCCAGAGGGCGAGTTGCTCGGGCGCGGCAGGGACGCCGGCGGCGTCCGCGCAGATCTCGGTGACGCCGGCGGCGATCCGGACGGTTTCCATGCGCAGGCGCACGAGGTCGGCCAGCCGCACCGCATCGAGCGTCGGGGATGCGGGACGGATGACCTGCGCGGCGGCCCACTCCTTCCCAAGCCGCAGGCGTAGATCGAGCGCGGCGAGCGCCTGTCCTCGCGACGCCAGCCGTGCCAGCAGCGGATGCAGAATGTGCTTGACGATGAACAGGAGACGCTGTGCGTCGGCCTCCGGCGCATCGAGCATCACATGACGGCGCACCGGGTCGATCGCGGGGCGCGGCGCAAGCGGCGACCACAGATCTCCGGATGCCTGCCGGTGGAGACGTTCCGCCGCCGGCCCGAAGCGCTCCATCAACCCGCCGGCCGGCAGCCGGAGCAGATCGTCCACCGTCCGCACGCCGAGCCGTCCGAGCGCCTCGAGCATCTCCGGCGGCAGGTGAAGGTCGCGCAGCAAGACACACCGGGCGGCGGTGCGCTCTTCGTCCGGATCCTTGAACACCCGGATGCCGCGGGCCGCCCGCGCCGCCGCGTACGTGCCGAAGCGCGTGAAACCCACGACGACCACCGCGTCGTACCCGGCGCGCGCCAGATCGCTCCGAATCCCCTCCGCCCATCCGTCCAGCGACGCGTGCAGACGATCGAGG contains these protein-coding regions:
- a CDS encoding DNA polymerase Y family protein; protein product: MDRSGSMWKCGVERLACAELPALPLQLLLRDHPAWRRRPSAVVAEDLPQSPVLWVNAPAREGGVAPGLRYGSALAIVPDLRAAVVAPADIVRAVDAVAGRLRRFSPDVEPAPDEPGVFWLDASGLDRLHASLDGWAEGIRSDLARAGYDAVVVVGFTRFGTYAAARAARGIRVFKDPDEERTAARCVLLRDLHLPPEMLEALGRLGVRTVDDLLRLPAGGLMERFGPAAERLHRQASGDLWSPLAPRPAIDPVRRHVMLDAPEADAQRLLFIVKHILHPLLARLASRGQALAALDLRLRLGKEWAAAQVIRPASPTLDAVRLADLVRLRMETVRIAAGVTEICADAAGVPAAPEQLALWAEHPRLARGERPARNLEAGTRAIDRLRARYGDEGVRCAVLRDGHLPEARFGWEPMAHLSSARPRRLETRPLVRRIFTRPMPFQAQAPPVAGPFIISGGWWAAPPREGGVREAHRAYYFMEGAEGELWWVFYDQVRRCWYLHGRVE